From the Corticium candelabrum chromosome 2, ooCorCand1.1, whole genome shotgun sequence genome, one window contains:
- the LOC134198300 gene encoding probable serine/threonine-protein kinase DDB_G0281745 isoform X2, which translates to MNSNIALLKRVGWIWCKCNQNLERNESARRNGETALEVAVRWNNKDAADAIKTFTVSSQTPSPSPLSDISCTSSTATASNFHFSTLVTQRMRTTTPTRQPPRQVAGKGDEQLVEQLIQQIEQLRNEGTEKDREIAEMRKQNVDLQTALRDERLQRENAVIEERREKGELLQRLQQEQEDKHNVQTDLDEARTQIEQLSEEKANLQQLLNEKQREKATIEELLSDAVTAIERHKQEKEVYKIPSHDIQLTGTELGHGSYGIVCVGYWRDCSVAVKLLYDHLAAVQRNIQLVQQEASVAWKIHHPNIAAVCGVTLELEENKAWIIMELHSGSMSGVIDACQGDVAPLTLREKVDMTHDSLCGLDYIHNMQPKEILHGDICPRNILVTATMRAKLGDLGAARFEDASLSVGLLSSQYTPPERFDVPTLPKSTKTDMYSIGVTICELFTSLFPDREQRMDQVLLIRQIDVCALCKHLMRDDPATRPTATEARHIISRIRDTDEYKACPPKRMVKGKMDGMADVTLV; encoded by the exons atgaattcgaatatTGCTCTTttgaaacgtgtaggttggatttggtgcaaatgcaatcagaatttggagagaaacgaaagcgctagaaga aaTGGAGAAACAGCACTGGAAGTCGCTGTCAGATGGAATAACAAAGATGCTGCAGATGCAATCAAGACATTTact gtgAGTTCACAGACTCCCAGTCCATCACCTTTATCTGACATCA GTTGTACAAGctctacagcaacagcatcaaATTTTCATTTCTCTACACTAGTAACACAAAGAATGAGG ACCACTACACCTACAAGACAACCTCCAAGACAAGTGGCTGGTAAAGGAGATGAACAGTTAGTAGAGCAGCTGatacaacaaatagaacaactgAGAAATGAAGGTACAGAAAAAGATAGAGAAATTGCTgaaatgagaaaacaaaatgtAGACCTTCAAACGGCACTGAGAGATGAGAGACTTCAGAGAGAAAATGCAGTTAttgaagagagaagagagaaaggaGAACTCTTGCAAAGgttacaacaagaacaagaagacaaacacaatgttCAGACGGATCTAGATGAAGCTCGAACACAAATCGAGCAACTAAGTGAAGAGAAAGCAAATCTTCAGCAACTACTGAATGAAAAGCAAAGAGAAAAGGCCACCATTGAAGAGCTTCTCTCAGATGCTGTTACAGCAATTGAACGACACAAGCAAGAGAAGGAAGTTTACAAGATTCCTTCCCATGACATTCAATTGACTGGCACTGAACTAGGACATGGATCATATGGAA ttgtttgtgttggatATTGGCGTGACTGTTCTGTTGCTGTCAAACTGTTGTATGATCATTTGGCTGCTGTTCAACGCAACATTCAACTTGTGCAACAAGAAGCATCTGTAGCATGGAAGATACATCATCCaaacattgctgctgtttgtggtgtcactCTGGAGTTAGAAGAGAATAAGGCATGGATTATCATGGAATTACATAGCGGCTCCATGTCTGGTGTGATTGATGCATGTCAAGGAGATGTTGCACCTCTCACTTTACGAGAAAAAGTTGACATGACACATGATTCTTTGTGTGGACTGGATTACATTCACAACATG CAACCTAAGGAGATCCTTCACGGTGACATCTGTCCAAGGAACATCCTGGTTACAGCAACAATGAGAGCCAAACTGGGTGATCTAGGAGCTGCTCGTTTTGAAGATGCTTCACTTTCAGTTGGTCTGCTCAGTTCACAGTACACACCTCCTGAGAGATTTGATGTTCCAACTTTACCAAAAAGCACCAAGACCGACATGTACAGTATTGGTGTGACCATATGTGAGCTCTTCACTTCTCTCTTTCCAGATCGTGAACAAAGGATGGATCAAGTCTTACTCATCCGTCAAATAGATGTCTGCGCTTTATGTAAGCACTTGATGAGAGATGATCCTGCCACAcgaccaacagcaacagaagctCGTCATATTATTAGTCGTATTCGTGATACAGACGAGTATAAAGCATGTCCTCCTAAACGAATGGTAAAGGGCAAGATGGATGGAATGGCTGATGTCACTCTCGTTTAG
- the LOC134198300 gene encoding probable serine/threonine-protein kinase DDB_G0281745 isoform X1, which produces MDRRLDAAVKDDNVDEVEALLNAGASPDACDSDKWPVLVTACDKGFNSIVQHLLQKGANVNKATRNGLTALMSAAFDGDDSLIVMLLSANADGNLKNVIGRTALHLAAFNNHYKVVRILLENGCDSNIKDNNGETALEVAVRWNNKDAADAIKTFTVSSQTPSPSPLSDISCTSSTATASNFHFSTLVTQRMRTTTPTRQPPRQVAGKGDEQLVEQLIQQIEQLRNEGTEKDREIAEMRKQNVDLQTALRDERLQRENAVIEERREKGELLQRLQQEQEDKHNVQTDLDEARTQIEQLSEEKANLQQLLNEKQREKATIEELLSDAVTAIERHKQEKEVYKIPSHDIQLTGTELGHGSYGIVCVGYWRDCSVAVKLLYDHLAAVQRNIQLVQQEASVAWKIHHPNIAAVCGVTLELEENKAWIIMELHSGSMSGVIDACQGDVAPLTLREKVDMTHDSLCGLDYIHNMQPKEILHGDICPRNILVTATMRAKLGDLGAARFEDASLSVGLLSSQYTPPERFDVPTLPKSTKTDMYSIGVTICELFTSLFPDREQRMDQVLLIRQIDVCALCKHLMRDDPATRPTATEARHIISRIRDTDEYKACPPKRMVKGKMDGMADVTLV; this is translated from the exons atggaTAGGAGACTTGATGCAGCAGTGAAGGACGACAACGTCGATGAGGTGGAAGCTCTTTTGAATGCAGGAGCTTCGCCTGATGCGTGTGATAGTGAT AAATGGCCTGTACTTGTTACAGCTTGTGATAAAGGCTTCAATTCCATCGTACAACATTTGTTACAGAAAGGAGCAAATGTTAACAAAGCAACTCGTAAT gGTTTGACTGCTTTAATGTCTGCAGCATTTGATGGTGATGATTCactaattgttatgttattatcAGCTAATGCTGATGGTAATCTGAAAAATGTg ATTGGACGGACAGCATTGCATTTGGCTGCATTCAACAATCACTACAAAGTTGTTCGTATTCTGTTagagaatggatgtgatagcaACATAAAAGACAAT aaTGGAGAAACAGCACTGGAAGTCGCTGTCAGATGGAATAACAAAGATGCTGCAGATGCAATCAAGACATTTact gtgAGTTCACAGACTCCCAGTCCATCACCTTTATCTGACATCA GTTGTACAAGctctacagcaacagcatcaaATTTTCATTTCTCTACACTAGTAACACAAAGAATGAGG ACCACTACACCTACAAGACAACCTCCAAGACAAGTGGCTGGTAAAGGAGATGAACAGTTAGTAGAGCAGCTGatacaacaaatagaacaactgAGAAATGAAGGTACAGAAAAAGATAGAGAAATTGCTgaaatgagaaaacaaaatgtAGACCTTCAAACGGCACTGAGAGATGAGAGACTTCAGAGAGAAAATGCAGTTAttgaagagagaagagagaaaggaGAACTCTTGCAAAGgttacaacaagaacaagaagacaaacacaatgttCAGACGGATCTAGATGAAGCTCGAACACAAATCGAGCAACTAAGTGAAGAGAAAGCAAATCTTCAGCAACTACTGAATGAAAAGCAAAGAGAAAAGGCCACCATTGAAGAGCTTCTCTCAGATGCTGTTACAGCAATTGAACGACACAAGCAAGAGAAGGAAGTTTACAAGATTCCTTCCCATGACATTCAATTGACTGGCACTGAACTAGGACATGGATCATATGGAA ttgtttgtgttggatATTGGCGTGACTGTTCTGTTGCTGTCAAACTGTTGTATGATCATTTGGCTGCTGTTCAACGCAACATTCAACTTGTGCAACAAGAAGCATCTGTAGCATGGAAGATACATCATCCaaacattgctgctgtttgtggtgtcactCTGGAGTTAGAAGAGAATAAGGCATGGATTATCATGGAATTACATAGCGGCTCCATGTCTGGTGTGATTGATGCATGTCAAGGAGATGTTGCACCTCTCACTTTACGAGAAAAAGTTGACATGACACATGATTCTTTGTGTGGACTGGATTACATTCACAACATG CAACCTAAGGAGATCCTTCACGGTGACATCTGTCCAAGGAACATCCTGGTTACAGCAACAATGAGAGCCAAACTGGGTGATCTAGGAGCTGCTCGTTTTGAAGATGCTTCACTTTCAGTTGGTCTGCTCAGTTCACAGTACACACCTCCTGAGAGATTTGATGTTCCAACTTTACCAAAAAGCACCAAGACCGACATGTACAGTATTGGTGTGACCATATGTGAGCTCTTCACTTCTCTCTTTCCAGATCGTGAACAAAGGATGGATCAAGTCTTACTCATCCGTCAAATAGATGTCTGCGCTTTATGTAAGCACTTGATGAGAGATGATCCTGCCACAcgaccaacagcaacagaagctCGTCATATTATTAGTCGTATTCGTGATACAGACGAGTATAAAGCATGTCCTCCTAAACGAATGGTAAAGGGCAAGATGGATGGAATGGCTGATGTCACTCTCGTTTAG
- the LOC134198581 gene encoding uncharacterized protein LOC134198581 produces MQTVDLLEALKERLNERFKSQKPKKVDAKVKETSNDDNIASDKKDDARPQRRVPLVVLLCVGTAVLAVVLQGIIYSTDSSIDTSLREPTRIREKASVPLATDSDNDQVTSVELLKIADEVGSLWHSIAIHLGFSGETLRQYEKQFNEPSRLLFEILDKWRKQKGKQATKNAVLEACRQAGARGACERVFIK; encoded by the exons ATGCAGACAGTAGACTTGCTTGAAGCTTTGAAAGAGAGATTGAATGAACGCTTCAAATCACAGAAACCCAAAAAAG TTGATGCCAAAGTGAAGGAAACGTCAAATGATGACAACATTGCAAGTGACAAAAAAGACGATGCGCGACCACAGAGACGGGTGCCGTTAGTGGTTCTGCTCTGTGTTGGCACTGCTGTCCTTGCAGTAGTCCTACAAGGAATTATATACTCAACAGATAGCAGTATTGATACGTCACTTCGTGAACCTACTCGAATTCGTGAAAAAGCATCAGTACCGTTAGCTACGGACTCAGACAATGACCAAGTTACATCTGTTGAACTTTTAAAG ATTGCTGACGAGGTAGGATCTCTTTGGCATTCAATTGCCATTCATCTGGGCTTCAGTGGTGAAACGCTTAGACAATATGAGAAACAGTTCAACGAGCCATCTCGTCTTCTCTTTGAGATTCTTGACAAATGGCGGAAACAGAAaggcaaacaagcaacaaagaaTGCAGTTTTGGAAGCTTGCAGACAAGCTGGTGCTAGAGGGGCATGTGAAAGGGTTTTTATAAAATGA